The DNA segment GATCCAGGTAGCCAGGTCTCCCTGTTGTTCCTCATAAGAAGTTCGCTGATCCAGAAGCAGTCGCTGCTCGGATCGAAGCACGGTTGCAATGGCCCGAATCTCATCCATCAACTGCTTGCCCCGACCTATCTCCACGATTTTCTGCGCAGCTTCAAACCCCTGGGTCTGGCGGAGTTCAATGGTTTGCCCCATATTGAAGACCTTAGCCTGAACCCGCGATTGCATCTCCGTCAGTCGTTGTGCCTGGGCGGGCCGATCCCTGACTAAGGTGGCGAGCAGTTCTAACTCAGGTACGATCTTTCCAGTTGCTTCATCATAGGGCTGGAGGTATTGCTGGTTTCCCGTCAGCAGGTACCCTCGCTGTCCAGTCTCCGCATCCTTGAGATGGGACATCACCAGATCAATTTGCTCCAGGGTTTGATGGGCCTGCCGAACCTGCCTTGTGGTTTCGTGCAGTCGCCTCAGGCTGAAGTAGGAGAGCAGGGCAAGCCCGACTAAGGTTGCGATCGTAATTCCAAATCTAACTGTATTGAGCTTATCTACAGACCATTTCAAAGTCAGTCCCATGTTCAAAGACCTTAAATCACGGTTGGCAATGAGACGTAGTTGACTGACAAAACCCCTGAAACCCTTGAAATCCTGTCGGCTGGGTTTCGCTCTGCTCCACCCAACCCACGAGAAAAGTTTTGTCAGTCAATTAGCACTGAGACTAACCTCGGAGTTAATTCTTCCCAGCTCTTTTCCTTAACTCAACTCCCACCCCTTCCCGATCGAGAACTCGACAGAATGGAGCACGCAACCCCACAAGCTAAGGCAACCGGACATCTTTCCTGATCAATGGGCTTTGAGCATGAGCATAAGAGCTCTTATCGATGAATTTCATGTGAGAAATCACTAGAAAACCCCGACTCCCCTGAAGAAAAGGGGTAGCTACGCAGACACACTGAGTCCATTTTGGACATACGTAAGTGTTTCTACTGCATGAAATTTGCCGGGATAGCGATTTTTAGAATTCTTTAAAAATGCAGTCTGCTCAACCTATCGCTGAATGAGACCAAAGCCCTTGAAGACAGCCTACTTTAGAAGACCTGTACTGTTCTATTGCGGCCCATGATTCAGTCTCTCACAGTTGTGCAACTTTACTAAAAACTTTTTAAAATAACTTAAGCTTGCGGAAAAAACGACTATCTCAAGTTAGGACCTCTGCAATTCCAGGACCAGGGCCTCTCGATCGCGCCCTGAGCGGCATCGAAGAGTCCAGAGCCACAAGGAATGGGATGGGAGCAGGGCCTCAAGCCGGTTTCGACTTCCTGCGACAGGCTGAGGACAAGCTGCCCTTACTTGGGTTGCGATCGCGTCAACCTGTTCGCGTCGATCGATAAATTTCGGGTTTTCCCTTCTCCTTTGCCAATCTGACCACCCCTAAACCTGGAAACAGGCTGAAACTGTTGACTTAATGTGTTATATTGTTGGCGAGGATAAGTATCGGTTGAAGAATTTGTTTCTAGTATTGGCGAATTTTTTGCGTCTGGTATTGGCAGGCTTCTCTCCGAAATCTAACTCTCTACACTTTTCCGATTTTGGAGAAAATTATGTCGATTTATGTAGGTAACCTGTCTTATGAGGTTACGGAGGCTGACCTAACTTCTGTATTTGCAGAATATGGTTCAGTCAAGCGCGTTCAGCTTCCCGCTGATCGGGAAACGGGTCGTCCCCGTGGTTTCGGTTTTGTGGAAATGGGTACCGATGCTGAAGAAGCAGCGTCCATTGAAGCTCTGGATGGTGCTGAATGGATGGGTCGCAGCCTGAAAGTCAACAAAGCGAAGCCTCGCGAAAATAGAGGGACTTCCTTTGGTGGCGGTGGTGGTGGCGGCGGTGGCCGGAGAAACAACTACTCCCGCAGCTACTAAGCTAAAGCCCTGGTCTACAGAGATATCTGGACCATAGATTTGCTTTAATTGGAAAGCTCAGGTTATTTAGCCTGAGCTTTTTTGATGCGATCCCTGGGGAAGTTGCGCCCATTTGAGGGGCAGACCGTCCTGGAATACCAGCAGTTCATGAGCCTCGATCGGGGTCCAAACCTCATTATCCGTCAGGGGTGTGGTGGCAATAATGGCAACCCGGTCTTCAGATGTGGTCACTTCTTGAAAATCTACAGTCATGTCCTCATCAATCAGATGGGCAGCCGCAAAGGGAGCCTGCCGGACAATGT comes from the Leptolyngbya sp. 'hensonii' genome and includes:
- a CDS encoding RNA-binding protein; its protein translation is MSIYVGNLSYEVTEADLTSVFAEYGSVKRVQLPADRETGRPRGFGFVEMGTDAEEAASIEALDGAEWMGRSLKVNKAKPRENRGTSFGGGGGGGGGRRNNYSRSY